One genomic window of Arthrobacter caoxuetaonis includes the following:
- a CDS encoding molybdopterin-dependent oxidoreductase, whose product MTYSVNGRDIPAEPAPGQCLRTFLREAGNTGVKKGCDAGDCGACTVHVDGVPVHSCIYPARRAEGREVTTIEGLADGGTLHPMQQQFLDAQGFQCGFCTAGMVMTAAAFGPEELGNLPRALKGNLCRCTGYRAIEDAVLGRQNICGSSEGCGAACGAGAAEAPAAVGHNIPAPAGPAIVTGAARYTLDLPPEPLPGLLHLKLARSPHAHARILSIDTSAALAVPGVEAVFTHDDAPLQRFSSAQHELHTDDPADTRVLDDVVRFKGQRVAAVAGTSVAAAEAGVRALKVEYEVLPAVFEPDDALAPDAPLLHAAAAAETGVGTPAATNIVAELHSVIGDPEAGFAGAAAVHEGTYYSQRLQHVALETHAAIASFDEDGRLVVRTSTQVPFLVKRTLCRVFDLPEDKVRVVSGRVGGGFGGKQEVLVEDIVVLAALRLGRPVQLELTREEQFTATTTRHPFRVKVRAGADAAGNLTALAVDVTTNTGAYGNHGPGVMFHGCGESMAVYRCANKQVDARAVYTNNLPAGAFRGYGLSQMIFAIESALDELARSLELDPLDFKQRNLVVEGDPMISTSPEPAEDVLYGSYGLQECVDLVRGALDAGARDPERSGQSLGGDWLVGTGTAVAMIDTVPPRGHVSHARISLRPDGRYGLDVGTAEFGNGTTTVHTQLAGSALSTDPGNIVIRQSDTDLVDHDTGAYGSTGTVVAGKASLAAATELAARLKGFAASLFRNTSAQVALESDAVVCGEERVPLAEVYLRAQEAGVELAAEGRWGGTPRSVAFNVQGFRVAVDPGSGEIRILQSVQAADAGVVMNPMQCRGQVEGGVAQALGAALYEEVQIDESGQVQTRILRQYHIPTFADIPRTDVYFASTDDALGPMGAKSMSESPFNPVAPALASALRDATGLRLNRLPFARDRVYLALREAGWPAKVSAAR is encoded by the coding sequence GTGACGTATTCGGTCAACGGCCGGGACATCCCCGCCGAACCCGCCCCCGGACAGTGCCTGCGCACCTTCCTCCGCGAAGCCGGGAACACCGGCGTGAAAAAGGGGTGCGACGCCGGGGACTGCGGTGCCTGCACGGTCCACGTGGACGGGGTGCCGGTCCACAGCTGCATCTATCCCGCCCGCCGGGCCGAAGGCCGCGAGGTCACCACGATTGAGGGACTGGCCGACGGCGGCACGCTGCACCCGATGCAGCAGCAGTTCCTCGACGCGCAGGGTTTCCAGTGCGGATTCTGCACCGCGGGCATGGTGATGACCGCCGCCGCCTTCGGACCGGAGGAACTCGGGAACCTGCCGCGGGCGCTGAAGGGCAACCTGTGCCGGTGCACCGGCTACCGGGCCATCGAGGACGCCGTGCTGGGCCGGCAGAACATCTGCGGCTCATCCGAGGGCTGCGGTGCTGCCTGCGGTGCCGGCGCTGCCGAGGCCCCGGCCGCCGTCGGGCACAACATTCCGGCACCGGCAGGCCCGGCGATCGTCACGGGCGCCGCCCGCTACACGCTGGACCTCCCGCCCGAGCCCCTCCCCGGCCTGCTGCACCTGAAGCTGGCACGCTCCCCGCACGCGCATGCCCGGATCCTCTCGATCGACACGTCCGCTGCCCTGGCGGTTCCCGGGGTGGAGGCCGTGTTCACGCACGATGACGCTCCCCTCCAGCGCTTCTCCTCCGCCCAGCACGAACTGCACACCGACGACCCGGCCGATACCCGGGTATTGGACGACGTCGTCCGGTTCAAGGGCCAGCGGGTCGCCGCCGTCGCAGGCACGTCCGTGGCCGCGGCGGAAGCCGGCGTCCGCGCCCTCAAGGTGGAATATGAGGTGCTGCCGGCCGTCTTCGAGCCCGACGACGCCCTGGCGCCGGACGCGCCGCTGCTGCACGCCGCAGCTGCGGCCGAGACCGGCGTCGGAACGCCGGCGGCAACCAACATCGTGGCCGAGCTGCATTCGGTCATCGGGGACCCCGAGGCCGGATTCGCCGGAGCGGCCGCCGTCCACGAGGGCACGTACTACTCCCAGCGGCTGCAGCACGTTGCCCTGGAGACCCATGCCGCCATTGCCTCGTTCGACGAGGACGGCCGACTGGTCGTGCGCACCTCCACCCAGGTGCCATTCCTGGTCAAGCGCACGCTGTGCCGGGTGTTCGACCTGCCCGAAGACAAGGTCCGGGTGGTCTCCGGCCGCGTCGGCGGCGGCTTTGGCGGCAAGCAGGAAGTGCTGGTCGAGGACATCGTGGTGCTCGCTGCCCTGCGGCTTGGCCGGCCGGTGCAGCTCGAACTCACCCGTGAGGAACAGTTCACCGCCACCACCACGCGCCACCCCTTCCGGGTGAAAGTCCGTGCGGGCGCGGATGCTGCTGGGAACCTCACCGCCCTGGCAGTCGACGTCACCACCAACACCGGTGCGTACGGCAACCACGGCCCCGGTGTGATGTTCCACGGCTGCGGCGAATCAATGGCCGTCTACCGGTGTGCCAACAAGCAGGTCGATGCGCGCGCCGTCTACACCAATAACCTTCCGGCCGGTGCGTTCCGGGGTTATGGCCTGAGCCAGATGATCTTCGCGATTGAATCCGCGCTGGACGAACTAGCCCGTTCCCTGGAGCTGGATCCGCTCGATTTCAAGCAGCGGAACCTGGTGGTGGAAGGCGATCCCATGATCTCCACGTCCCCGGAACCCGCCGAAGACGTGCTCTACGGCAGCTACGGACTCCAGGAATGCGTGGACCTGGTCCGCGGTGCGCTCGACGCCGGCGCCCGGGATCCGGAACGGTCCGGGCAGTCGCTGGGCGGGGACTGGCTGGTTGGCACGGGCACCGCCGTCGCCATGATCGACACCGTGCCGCCGCGCGGACACGTGTCCCATGCCCGGATCTCGCTGCGGCCGGACGGGCGGTACGGGCTCGACGTCGGCACCGCGGAATTCGGCAACGGCACCACCACCGTCCATACCCAGCTGGCCGGCAGCGCCCTGTCCACGGATCCGGGCAACATTGTCATCCGGCAGTCCGATACCGACCTGGTGGACCACGACACCGGCGCCTACGGCTCCACCGGCACCGTGGTCGCCGGGAAAGCCTCGCTTGCCGCCGCCACGGAACTGGCGGCGCGGCTGAAGGGCTTCGCCGCGTCACTTTTCCGGAACACGTCGGCGCAGGTGGCGCTGGAATCGGATGCCGTGGTGTGCGGCGAGGAGCGTGTTCCCCTGGCCGAGGTCTACCTGCGGGCGCAGGAAGCCGGCGTTGAGCTGGCGGCCGAGGGCCGCTGGGGCGGCACTCCGCGGTCGGTGGCGTTCAACGTCCAGGGTTTCCGGGTGGCAGTAGACCCCGGGTCCGGCGAGATCCGCATCCTGCAGAGCGTGCAGGCAGCCGATGCCGGCGTGGTCATGAACCCGATGCAGTGCCGCGGCCAGGTGGAAGGCGGCGTGGCGCAGGCCCTGGGCGCTGCCCTGTATGAGGAAGTGCAGATTGATGAGTCGGGCCAGGTGCAGACCCGCATCCTGCGGCAGTACCACATACCCACTTTCGCCGACATACCCCGCACGGACGTGTACTTCGCATCCACGGATGATGCGCTGGGCCCCATGGGCGCGAAGTCCATGAGTGAGAGTCCGTTCAATCCGGTGGCTCCGGCGCTGGCAAGCGCCCTCCGGGATGCCACCGGA
- a CDS encoding XdhC family protein, producing MLDHWDDVVSALGRGTPCAAATIIRTSGSVPRPAGTSMVVAADGGVLGSLTGGCVEAAVLESALEAIADGKPRTESFGYSDGDAFAVGLSCGGSLDVHILPLAPGSLPDGPVPSAVLRRLDGGAHLPLPVATGEDLRNALEALLPGAGSSVPDQLAGMLAAGQTGTLPLADGECGQAAALFLECRAAAPTLLLLGANDYSAALSRMGALLGYRVTVADGRPAFTDPRRFPEADAVVVQWPDALVRAEQEAGRLDARSVICLLSHDAKFDVPALAAALQSGAGYVGAMGSRRTHRHRLRALRNAGVPEAALARLHSPIGLDIGAVTPAEVALSVFAEVTAARSAASGMPLRGLSGPIHSPTRLLNHLTAS from the coding sequence GTGCTGGATCACTGGGACGACGTTGTCAGCGCCCTGGGCCGGGGAACCCCATGCGCCGCAGCCACCATCATCCGGACCTCCGGCTCTGTCCCGCGCCCGGCCGGGACCTCCATGGTGGTGGCGGCCGACGGCGGTGTGCTGGGATCGCTGACCGGCGGCTGCGTGGAGGCAGCCGTACTGGAGTCGGCGCTGGAAGCCATCGCTGACGGAAAACCCCGGACAGAATCCTTCGGTTACAGCGACGGCGATGCCTTCGCCGTCGGCCTCAGCTGCGGCGGCAGCCTCGACGTCCACATTCTGCCGCTGGCTCCCGGCAGCCTTCCGGACGGACCGGTTCCTTCCGCAGTGCTGCGCCGGCTCGACGGCGGGGCGCACCTTCCGCTGCCCGTGGCAACGGGTGAGGACCTTCGGAACGCCCTGGAGGCCCTGCTTCCCGGGGCAGGGTCATCGGTGCCGGACCAGCTGGCAGGCATGCTGGCTGCCGGCCAGACCGGCACCCTTCCGCTGGCGGACGGCGAGTGCGGCCAGGCGGCAGCACTGTTCCTGGAATGCCGGGCCGCTGCCCCGACGCTGCTCCTGCTTGGAGCCAACGACTACTCGGCAGCCCTGTCCCGGATGGGCGCCCTGCTGGGCTACCGGGTCACGGTTGCCGACGGGCGGCCCGCCTTCACGGATCCGCGGCGCTTTCCGGAGGCCGACGCCGTCGTCGTGCAGTGGCCGGATGCCCTGGTCCGCGCCGAGCAGGAAGCGGGCCGGCTGGATGCCCGTTCGGTCATCTGCCTGCTCAGCCACGATGCCAAATTCGACGTCCCGGCACTTGCGGCAGCCCTGCAGTCCGGGGCGGGATATGTCGGGGCCATGGGATCACGCCGCACGCACCGGCACCGGCTGCGGGCCCTGCGGAACGCCGGTGTCCCGGAGGCAGCCCTGGCGCGGCTGCACTCGCCCATCGGGCTGGACATCGGCGCGGTAACGCCCGCGGAAGTCGCCTTATCGGTGTTCGCGGAAGTGACAGCCGCCCGCAGCGCCGCCAGCGGAATGCCGCTGCGCGGGCTCAGCGGGCCCATCCATTCCCCGACCCGCCTTCTCAACCACCTCACGGCCAGCTAG
- the uraH gene encoding hydroxyisourate hydrolase gives MTSQITTHVLDTAAGRPAQGVHASLQVLGELDWRELAVGVTDSDGRITNLGPERLQGGTYRIEFATGPYFEASGTPSFFPSVALTFVVADTGEHYHVPLLLSPFAYSTYRGS, from the coding sequence ATGACAAGCCAGATCACCACCCACGTCCTGGATACAGCCGCGGGCCGCCCGGCCCAGGGGGTCCATGCATCGCTGCAGGTCCTGGGAGAACTCGACTGGCGGGAGCTCGCCGTCGGCGTCACTGACAGCGACGGGCGGATCACGAATCTGGGGCCCGAGCGGCTCCAGGGCGGGACCTACCGGATCGAATTCGCGACCGGACCCTACTTCGAAGCCTCCGGAACGCCGTCGTTTTTTCCTTCCGTCGCACTGACGTTCGTCGTGGCGGACACCGGGGAGCACTACCACGTGCCCCTTTTGCTGAGCCCGTTCGCCTATTCCACCTACCGAGGAAGCTGA
- a CDS encoding FAD binding domain-containing protein, translating to MDMNTIQDLVPTAQPSDWRPGDAWLAGGTVLFSYGSSTLQRLLDITQGGWEPLTASAEGLEIAATCTIAELYAFAGELPPAASEWTSLAAVRPCCEAFVASFKVWNVSTVGGNVCTALPAGPMIALTAALDGQALVLSPDGSSRTLPVTEMVTGDGETALAPGELLRSMTLPAQALSSRTAFRRLSLSNLGRSGVLVIGRLDPDGTFVLTVTASTVRPVQLRFGALPDQAELRAALDDAIPFTLYHDDVHGLPQWRQYMTERLSEEIRAELAGETEAGQ from the coding sequence GTGGACATGAATACCATTCAAGACCTGGTGCCCACGGCCCAGCCCTCCGACTGGCGTCCGGGAGATGCCTGGCTGGCCGGAGGGACCGTACTGTTCTCCTACGGCAGCTCCACCCTGCAGCGGCTGCTGGACATTACCCAGGGCGGGTGGGAGCCGCTGACCGCCTCCGCGGAGGGGCTGGAGATCGCCGCGACCTGCACCATCGCCGAGCTCTACGCCTTCGCCGGCGAACTGCCCCCCGCCGCCTCCGAATGGACGTCCCTCGCTGCGGTTCGCCCGTGCTGTGAGGCGTTTGTCGCCTCCTTCAAGGTCTGGAATGTCTCCACGGTGGGCGGAAATGTCTGCACTGCACTGCCGGCCGGCCCCATGATCGCACTGACTGCGGCCCTGGATGGCCAGGCCCTGGTGCTTTCTCCGGACGGCTCCAGCCGCACCCTGCCCGTCACGGAAATGGTGACCGGCGACGGTGAGACCGCCCTGGCACCCGGGGAACTGCTGCGCAGCATGACGCTCCCCGCGCAGGCGCTGAGCTCGCGGACTGCCTTCCGCCGGCTGTCCCTGTCCAACCTCGGGCGCTCCGGCGTCCTGGTGATCGGACGCCTTGACCCGGACGGAACGTTCGTCCTCACCGTTACCGCGTCCACCGTGCGTCCGGTCCAGCTGCGCTTCGGCGCCCTGCCGGACCAGGCTGAACTCCGCGCGGCGCTCGATGACGCCATTCCGTTCACCCTCTACCACGACGACGTTCACGGCCTGCCGCAATGGCGCCAGTACATGACCGAACGGCTAAGCGAAGAAATCCGGGCCGAACTTGCCGGAGAAACGGAGGCAGGGCAGTGA
- the pucL gene encoding factor-independent urate hydroxylase, whose protein sequence is MTSTTHTAGAGGAETARIVLGPNQYGKAEVRLVKVTRDTARHSIEDLSVTSQLHGDFEAAHTEGNNAHVVATDTQKNTIYAFARDGVSSPEAFLLRLAEHFTSGFDWVSGGRWAAEQYFWNRISDHDHAFAKDKSEVRTAVLLAEGSGRHLVAGISGLTVLKTTGSEFHGFPRDRYTTLGETTDRILATDVSAKWRYGSVDGIDFNASYASVRQLMLDAFANTHSLALQQTMFEMGKAVLAAHPEIEEVRLSLPNNHHFLVDLEPFGLDNPGEVFFAADRPYGLIEAAVQREGSTGTSPVWNTIAGFC, encoded by the coding sequence ATGACCTCAACAACGCACACTGCCGGAGCCGGCGGAGCGGAAACTGCCCGAATCGTGCTCGGACCCAACCAGTACGGCAAAGCCGAGGTCCGGCTCGTGAAGGTCACCCGTGACACGGCCAGGCACAGCATCGAAGACCTCAGCGTCACGTCGCAGCTCCACGGCGATTTTGAAGCCGCGCACACGGAGGGCAACAACGCCCACGTCGTCGCCACGGACACCCAGAAGAACACCATCTATGCCTTCGCCCGCGACGGGGTCAGCTCTCCGGAGGCCTTCCTGCTCCGGCTCGCCGAGCACTTCACCTCCGGATTCGACTGGGTGAGCGGCGGACGCTGGGCCGCCGAGCAGTACTTCTGGAACCGGATCAGCGACCACGACCATGCCTTCGCCAAAGACAAGAGCGAAGTCCGTACCGCAGTCCTGCTGGCCGAAGGTTCCGGCCGGCACCTGGTGGCCGGTATCTCCGGCCTCACCGTCCTGAAGACCACGGGCTCGGAGTTCCATGGCTTTCCGCGGGACCGCTACACCACCCTCGGCGAGACAACGGACCGGATCCTGGCGACCGACGTCAGCGCCAAATGGCGCTACGGCTCGGTGGACGGCATCGACTTCAATGCTTCCTACGCCTCCGTGCGGCAGCTGATGCTGGACGCTTTCGCGAACACGCATTCCCTGGCGCTGCAGCAGACCATGTTCGAGATGGGCAAGGCCGTGCTGGCTGCCCATCCGGAAATCGAAGAGGTCCGGCTCTCGCTGCCGAACAACCACCACTTCCTCGTAGACCTTGAGCCGTTTGGCCTGGACAACCCGGGCGAGGTGTTTTTCGCCGCGGACCGCCCGTACGGGCTGATTGAAGCTGCGGTCCAGCGCGAAGGCAGCACCGGGACCAGTCCGGTGTGGAACACGATTGCAGGATTCTGCTGA
- a CDS encoding nucleobase:cation symporter-2 family protein, with protein MRRRNAEAGKPSGRGGKPARPEDEVLPLGSTFAYGFQHVLTMYGGIIAPPLIIGSAAGMDSADIGLLIAACLFVGGAATLLQTLGVPFFGSQLPLVQGVSFAGVATMTAILSGGGGIQAVFGAVIAASVIGLLITPIFAKVIRFFPPVVNGVVITTIGLTLMPVAANWAMGGSAQAEDYGSVSNIGLAALTLAAVLLLSKLGSGTISRLSILLAIVFGTLFAVVIGKADFSGVGEGPVFALPTPFAFGMPTFEVAAIISMCIVILVTLTETTADILAVGEIVDTKVDSKRIANGLRADMLSSALSPVFNSFTQSAFAQNVGLVAITGVKSRFVVSAGGLILVILGLLPVLGRVVAAVPTPVLGGAGIVLFGTVAASGIRTLAKVDYKNNMNLIIVAASIGFGMIPIAAPAFYDQFPSWFSTIFHSGISSAAVMAILLNILFNHIKAGNPEDPSVFAEAPVRVIRTEQLRMLREGDHIKDGKLLDAEGQEIAVVTPGQEQNQPEVK; from the coding sequence ATGCGCCGCCGTAACGCCGAGGCCGGGAAGCCGTCGGGCCGGGGCGGGAAGCCGGCCCGGCCGGAAGATGAAGTCCTGCCGCTGGGGAGCACCTTCGCCTACGGGTTCCAGCACGTGCTGACCATGTACGGCGGAATCATCGCTCCGCCGCTGATCATCGGTTCGGCAGCGGGGATGGACTCGGCGGACATCGGCCTGCTGATCGCCGCCTGCCTTTTTGTCGGAGGTGCGGCAACGCTGCTGCAGACTCTCGGGGTTCCGTTCTTCGGGTCCCAGCTTCCGCTGGTCCAGGGTGTTTCCTTCGCCGGCGTGGCCACCATGACGGCCATCCTCAGCGGGGGCGGAGGTATCCAGGCGGTCTTCGGTGCCGTGATAGCCGCATCGGTCATCGGCCTGCTGATCACCCCGATCTTCGCCAAAGTCATCCGCTTCTTCCCGCCGGTGGTCAACGGCGTCGTGATCACCACGATCGGCCTCACGCTGATGCCGGTAGCCGCGAACTGGGCGATGGGCGGCAGCGCCCAGGCCGAGGACTACGGCAGTGTGTCCAACATTGGGCTGGCCGCCCTGACTCTGGCGGCCGTACTGCTGCTCAGCAAGCTCGGCAGCGGCACCATCTCGCGGCTGTCCATCCTCCTTGCGATCGTGTTCGGCACGCTGTTCGCCGTCGTCATTGGCAAAGCCGACTTCTCCGGCGTCGGGGAGGGGCCGGTCTTCGCCCTGCCCACCCCGTTTGCGTTCGGCATGCCGACGTTCGAGGTCGCGGCCATCATCTCGATGTGCATCGTCATCCTCGTGACACTGACGGAAACGACGGCGGACATCCTCGCGGTCGGCGAAATCGTGGACACGAAGGTCGATTCCAAGCGGATTGCCAACGGGCTGCGGGCGGACATGCTCTCCAGCGCCCTCTCGCCGGTTTTCAACTCCTTCACCCAGAGCGCGTTCGCCCAGAACGTCGGCCTGGTGGCGATCACCGGAGTCAAGAGCCGCTTTGTGGTCAGCGCCGGCGGCCTGATCCTGGTGATCCTGGGCCTGCTGCCGGTCCTGGGCCGGGTTGTTGCCGCGGTGCCGACGCCGGTCCTCGGCGGCGCCGGAATCGTCCTGTTCGGCACGGTTGCCGCCAGCGGAATCCGCACCCTGGCGAAGGTGGACTACAAGAACAACATGAACCTGATCATCGTCGCAGCCTCGATCGGCTTCGGTATGATCCCCATCGCGGCACCGGCGTTCTACGACCAGTTCCCGTCCTGGTTCAGCACCATCTTCCACTCCGGCATCAGTTCCGCCGCCGTCATGGCGATCCTGCTCAACATCCTTTTCAACCACATCAAGGCCGGCAACCCCGAGGATCCCAGTGTCTTCGCGGAAGCGCCGGTGCGGGTCATCCGCACCGAGCAGCTGCGGATGCTCCGGGAAGGGGACCACATCAAGGACGGGAAACTGCTCGACGCGGAGGGCCAGGAAATCGCCGTCGTCACACCGGGGCAGGAACAGAACCAACCTGAAGTGAAGTAA
- the uraD gene encoding 2-oxo-4-hydroxy-4-carboxy-5-ureidoimidazoline decarboxylase, with amino-acid sequence MHPQSSQDFLAAFNAASFEEAQALLKPCVDIPRWASEISFARPFATPAELLSFAELAAPDWTEAEIDGALAHHPRIGEKAAGSGSEARMSRSEQAGVSTAADVQERLLAGNRAYEERFGRVFLIRAAGRSAEEILAALSERLDNTAEDELEVTASQLREIAILRLEGLLTP; translated from the coding sequence GTGCACCCACAGTCTTCCCAGGACTTCCTGGCGGCCTTCAACGCCGCTTCCTTCGAGGAGGCACAGGCGCTCCTGAAACCCTGCGTGGACATTCCCCGGTGGGCTTCCGAAATCTCCTTCGCCCGTCCCTTCGCGACGCCGGCAGAACTGCTCTCCTTCGCGGAACTGGCAGCCCCCGACTGGACCGAAGCAGAGATCGACGGAGCCCTGGCCCACCATCCGCGCATCGGTGAAAAGGCCGCCGGCAGCGGCAGCGAAGCCAGGATGTCCCGCAGCGAGCAGGCCGGTGTCTCCACTGCCGCGGACGTCCAGGAGCGGCTCCTGGCCGGAAACCGTGCCTATGAGGAACGCTTCGGCCGGGTCTTCCTGATCCGGGCCGCTGGACGCAGCGCCGAGGAAATCCTGGCCGCCCTGTCCGAGCGCCTGGACAACACCGCCGAGGACGAACTCGAGGTCACCGCCTCCCAGCTGCGCGAAATCGCCATCCTCCGACTGGAAGGGCTCCTAACGCCATGA
- a CDS encoding HpcH/HpaI aldolase/citrate lyase family protein, translated as MAPFRNSRAAALPAKLSRSWLLASAADEANFAPALASEADSVVFDMEDAVPAAGKAEARERVVEALSTGMTAWVRVNGIETEYWADDLAALSKAPGLRGVMLAMTEKPEQVTHTAMRLQAGTPVLALVESALGIENATAIASAPGTFRLAFGVGDFRRDTGASDDPMALAYARSKLVVASRVGQLPGPIDGPTPGTLGEKLLDACKVTASMGMTGKLCLMPEAADTINKGLSPSESEIVWAHELLDAHAAGAVVGDGSYLPRLARAQKISSLADSYGLWNA; from the coding sequence ATGGCCCCATTCCGTAACAGCCGCGCTGCGGCGCTGCCCGCGAAACTTTCCCGCTCCTGGCTCCTGGCCTCCGCCGCGGACGAAGCGAATTTTGCGCCCGCCCTGGCATCGGAAGCCGACTCGGTCGTCTTCGACATGGAGGACGCCGTACCAGCCGCCGGCAAGGCAGAGGCGCGGGAACGGGTCGTGGAGGCGCTCTCCACGGGCATGACGGCCTGGGTGCGTGTCAACGGCATCGAGACCGAATACTGGGCCGACGATCTCGCGGCGCTCTCCAAGGCACCGGGCCTGCGCGGCGTCATGCTGGCCATGACCGAGAAGCCTGAGCAGGTAACCCACACGGCGATGCGGCTGCAGGCCGGCACTCCGGTGCTCGCCCTGGTCGAATCGGCCCTGGGCATCGAAAATGCGACGGCGATCGCCAGCGCCCCGGGCACCTTCCGGCTCGCCTTCGGCGTGGGCGACTTCCGCCGCGACACCGGCGCCTCCGATGATCCGATGGCGCTGGCCTATGCCCGCTCCAAGCTGGTGGTGGCCTCCCGCGTGGGGCAGCTGCCGGGCCCGATCGACGGACCGACGCCCGGAACCCTCGGCGAAAAGCTGCTGGACGCGTGCAAGGTCACGGCCTCCATGGGCATGACCGGCAAACTCTGCCTGATGCCCGAAGCTGCGGACACCATTAACAAGGGGCTCTCGCCCAGTGAGTCCGAGATTGTCTGGGCGCACGAACTGCTGGACGCGCACGCTGCCGGCGCCGTCGTCGGCGATGGGTCCTACCTGCCGCGGCTGGCGCGTGCCCAGAAGATTTCCTCGCTGGCCGACTCGTACGGTCTCTGGAACGCCTAG
- a CDS encoding 8-oxoguanine deaminase, which yields MNHAPAPSRLWIQNPLAAFTANDLDGAGGLVIEDGRIAEVLAAGEQPSAPVSEVFDASGHVLLPGLINTHHHFYQTLTRAWAPVVNTPLFPWLKNLYPVWARLSAEDLELATTVALAELLRSGCTTAADHHYLFPDGLRDAIDVQVSVVRQLGMRAMLTRGSMTLGEDDGGLPPRQTVQAPEVILADSERLIGTYHERGDGAVIQIGLAPCSPFSVTRQIMKDSAALAEQHDVRLHTHLAETMDEEAFCLDMFGLRTVDYLDSVGWLGNRTWLAHGVHFNDEEIARLGAAGTAVAHCPTSNMRLASGIGRMAELEDAGAPVGLGVDGSASNDASNLILEARQALYLQRLRYGAEAITPERALGWATKGSARALGRTDIGELAPGRQADLALFRLDDLRFSGSHDPLSALLLCGADRADRVMVGGQWRVLDGEIAGLDLAALTARHSEAARRLVAGG from the coding sequence ATGAACCATGCGCCCGCACCAAGCCGCCTTTGGATCCAGAATCCCCTCGCTGCGTTTACTGCCAATGACCTCGACGGCGCCGGCGGCCTGGTCATAGAAGACGGCCGGATCGCCGAGGTCCTGGCGGCCGGCGAGCAGCCGTCCGCTCCCGTTTCGGAGGTCTTTGACGCCTCTGGGCACGTCCTGCTGCCCGGACTCATCAACACGCACCACCACTTTTACCAAACGCTCACGCGCGCCTGGGCGCCGGTGGTCAACACGCCGCTCTTCCCCTGGCTGAAGAACCTCTACCCGGTGTGGGCCAGGCTCTCCGCGGAAGATCTGGAACTGGCGACGACGGTGGCGCTGGCAGAGCTGCTGCGCTCGGGCTGCACCACTGCGGCGGACCATCATTACCTCTTCCCGGACGGACTCCGCGACGCAATCGACGTGCAGGTTTCGGTTGTCCGCCAGCTGGGCATGCGCGCCATGCTCACCCGGGGTTCCATGACGCTGGGGGAGGACGACGGCGGCCTGCCGCCGCGGCAGACGGTCCAGGCTCCGGAGGTCATCCTGGCGGACAGCGAACGGCTGATCGGCACCTATCACGAGCGCGGGGACGGCGCCGTCATCCAGATCGGCCTGGCCCCTTGCTCGCCGTTCTCCGTCACCCGGCAGATCATGAAGGACAGCGCCGCGCTCGCCGAGCAGCATGACGTGCGGCTGCACACCCATCTGGCCGAAACCATGGACGAGGAAGCCTTCTGCCTGGACATGTTCGGGCTGCGGACCGTGGACTACCTGGACAGCGTCGGCTGGCTGGGGAACCGGACCTGGCTGGCCCACGGCGTGCACTTCAACGACGAGGAAATTGCACGGCTGGGCGCCGCGGGCACCGCCGTCGCGCATTGTCCGACGTCGAACATGCGCCTTGCTTCCGGCATCGGCCGGATGGCCGAACTGGAGGACGCCGGAGCGCCGGTGGGACTGGGCGTTGACGGTTCGGCCTCCAACGACGCCTCCAACCTGATCCTGGAAGCACGGCAGGCGCTCTACCTGCAGCGCCTGCGGTACGGTGCCGAGGCCATCACGCCCGAACGCGCACTGGGCTGGGCGACCAAGGGGTCGGCCCGGGCGCTCGGACGCACCGATATTGGCGAACTCGCCCCGGGCCGGCAGGCGGACCTGGCCCTCTTCCGGCTGGACGACCTGCGCTTCTCCGGGTCCCATGACCCGCTCTCGGCCCTGCTGCTCTGCGGGGCGGACCGCGCGGACCGGGTCATGGTGGGCGGGCAGTGGCGGGTGCTCGACGGCGAGATCGCCGGACTGGACCTGGCGGCGCTCACGGCGCGGCATTCCGAAGCGGCACGGCGGCTCGTCGCCGGCGGGTAA